aaggcaaaCATGAAAGAGAACCTGTTAAAAGTTAGCAAGCCATGTTAGTAGTAGCAAGAATGTTAGTCATTCTGCCAATAGAGTCttctttaaaagattaaaataatcatcctgtttttacctttttaaaatggaagaaatatacCCAAAACTAACATAAACAAATGACACATCTTGCCAGAGAAATATAGTTTATTGGAAAACCCACCAAGAAATTTTCTTCTATGAAAATACCCAGTACAAGAAACAAGAGCCAGGAAGCAATATGATCAAGAACATGTAATCTGAGGTCTTAAAGATTGAAACAGTATTTTGCTAATAAAACTCATTCACCTGCCCACAGGAACCAAATGGTTTTTCAGCtaaataaccataaaaaatacttttctttttttcccccattaaaACCAAAGGTAAGTTCTTCATATCTGGGTCATCTGGTCTACCTTAACATCTGGCAAACTACTGAGGCAAGTGAATACTGAAGGGACAGCTTCTGGATTCTTCGTTGTCGGGCACTGAGCAAAGTAGCCATCCATCAGCAGCCTCTTGGGAGGCAGGGCTCACAGCAGGGCTGAGTGAAGGTGGTGAGGTTGAGGGTCTCCAGGCCCGGAGTTGGCTGGCAGGAGTTGAGCAGGAAGCAGGTGGGCACGCAGGGCTGAGGAATGTGGCAGGGTGGGGGACAGTTGTCACAGCAGATGGGCTCCAGTAACCAAACTGTGTGTGGGCAGGTGCTGGGCAGGCAGACTCCACAGCGGCAGGATTTGTCGGAGGAGCAGATGGTGGTGGCAGGCCCAGTGGGGACACTGCAGCTGCGAGAGGCACAGCAATCCATGGCAATGGGCGTCTGGTTAGCTTTCAGTTTCTTAGATGAGGATTCTGAGGTACAAATGTCTCCTCTTTTGTTAGGGCTCTTATATACCCTCCCAAGTGGGCATTGGTCCAACTGGAAGCCTTCCTGTTTTGTTTATGGCACCCTTTTTCACTGAGATTCTCTAATCAGTTTGTCATTTACATGTCCATTAAGAGTTCCCGCTCTTATTAAGTTAATC
The Homo sapiens chromosome 17 genomic scaffold, GRCh38.p14 alternate locus group ALT_REF_LOCI_1 HSCHR17_4_CTG4 genome window above contains:
- the KRTAP3-2 gene encoding keratin-associated protein 3-2 gives rise to the protein MDCCASRSCSVPTGPATTICSSDKSCRCGVCLPSTCPHTVWLLEPICCDNCPPPCHIPQPCVPTCFLLNSCQPTPGLETLNLTTFTQPCCEPCLPRGC